From the Myripristis murdjan chromosome 14, fMyrMur1.1, whole genome shotgun sequence genome, one window contains:
- the zbtb20 gene encoding zinc finger and BTB domain-containing protein 20, whose protein sequence is MTERIHNINLHNFSNSVLETLNEQRNRGHFCDVTVRIHGSMLRAHRCVLAAGSPFFQDKLLLGYSDIEIPSVVSVQSIQKLIDFMYSGILRVSQSEALQILTAASILQIKTVIDECTRIVSQNVGLAGPGGFPVIPGDSGQETPRGTPESGTSGPSSDAESGYMQATSQQNVERAYTSLYSYPGLSLQNGTRERSLYVSPMSTNYDPALSTQKDQQAQDPPWITRIHERSLLSTESSHCRKQSRPVRINPGGMHIKQEAEDEYNCYDNLGECPEDPDQTEGVESESKGESFDSGVSSSIGTEPDALDQQPYLMGFGREGGGDGQQGDGAPVQIEVNDSSPEQVQETEDGVTSHSTSDSSMMQPLPNPVISQSLPSAPHYMRPADSHTSNIRMPLTVTSNSQVMGTAGSTFLPTLFPTQPTSNSKSFLFSLPPTMGGQQQPQFVAVPPPAMSSFPNPMPVPQASAQQQQAAGGMGQGEKKPYECTLCSKTFTAKQNYVKHMFVHTGEKPHQCSICWRSFSLKDYLIKHMVTHTGVRAYQCSICNKRFTQKSSLNVHMRLHRGEKSYECYICKKKFSHKTLLERHMALHSTGGAVTGMSGSAGTGGPVSIPMPMAVPEPGAGVVALAMPVSGGAGVGAGVGTGVGVAAEASCQEGTTYVCSVCPAKFDQIEHFNDHMRMHVSDG, encoded by the exons ATGACCGAGCGCATTCATAACATCAATCTCCACAACTTCAGCAATTCTGTACTTGAGACCCTCAATGAGCAACGCAACCGTGGGCACTTCTGTGACGTGACTGTTCGGATCCATGGAAGTATGCTGCGAGCTCACCGGTGCGTGCTGGCTGCTGGGAGCCCCTTCTTTCAGGACAAGCTGCTCTTGGGCTACAGCGACATTGAGATCCCTTCGGTGGTCTCAGTGCAATCCATCCAAAAGCTGATTGACTTTATGTACAGTGGGATCCTACGGGTATCTCAGTCGGAGGCCCTGCAGATCCTCACTGCTGCCAGCATCCTACAGATCAAGACCGTTATTGATGAGTGCACCCGCATCGTGTCCCAGAATGTGGGCCTGGCTGGGCCAGGAGGGTTCCCTGTTATACCAGGAGACTCTGGTCAGGAAACGCCCCGCGGCACGCCTGAGTCTGGCACGTCCGGGCCCAGCAGTGACGCAGAGTCAGGTTATATGCAAGCAACATCCCAGCAAAATGTGGAACGTGCATACACATCACTGTACTCCTACCCcggcctctctctgcagaacGGAACCCGCGAGCGCTCTCTCTACGTTAGCCCCATGTCCACAAATTACGATCCGGCTCTCAGCACTCAGAAGGACCAGCAAGCTCAAGATCCACCCTGGATCACCCGCATCCATGAAAGATCTCTCCTCTCCACGGAGTCTAGTCACTGCCGCAAGCAATCTCGACCGGTACGCATTAATCCAGGAGGCATGCACATAAAGCAGGAGGCCGAAGATGAGTACAACTGTTATGACAATTTAGGGGAGTGCCCAGAGGACCCTGACCAGACTGAGGGTGTGGAGAGTGAATCCAAGGGTGAAAGCTTTGACTCAGGGGTCAGCTCCTCCATCGGTACTGAACCAGATGCTTTGGATCAGCAGCCGTACCTGATGGGCTTTGGGCGAGAGGGGGGTGGAGATGGGCAGCAGGGTGACGGAGCACCAGTGCAGATAGAGGTCAATGACTCGTCCCCTGAACAAGTCCAAGAGACAGAGGATGGGGTCACATCCCACAGCACTAGTGACAGTAGCATGATGCAGCCCCTGCCAAACCCAGTCATATCCCAGTCCCTGCCAAGTGCCCCGCACTACATGCGCCCGGCAGACTCACACACCAGCAATATAAGGATGCCACTCACCGTGACCAGCAATTCCCAGGTGATGGGCACTGCTGGAAGCACCTTCCTGCCCACTCTCTTTCCTACTCAGCCGACTAGCAACAGCAAGTCTTTCCTCTTCAGCCTCCCGCCGACTATGGGAGGCCAGCAGCAGCCCCAGTTTGTGGCAGTGCCACCCCCTGCAATGTCATCATTCCCAAACCCAATGCCGGTACCACAAGCGTCAGCTCAGCAGCAACAGGCTGCAGGAGGGATGGGACAGGGGGAAAAGAAGCCCTATGAATGCACTCTCTGCAGTAAAACCTTTACTGCTAAACAGAACTACGTCAAACATATGTTTGTTCATACTG GTGAAAAGCCTCATCAGTGCAGCATCTGTTGGCGCTCATTCTCCCTGAAGGATTACTTAATCAAACACATGGTGACACACACAGGGGTGCGAGCCTACCAGTGCAGCATCTGCAACAAGCGCTTCACCCAAAAGAGCTCCCTCAATGTCCACATGCGGCTGCACCGTGGAGAGAAGTCCTATGAGTGCTACATCTGCAAGAAGAAGTTCTCACACAAAACCCTGCTGGAGAGGCACATGGCCTTGCACAGCACAGGCGGCGCTGTCACGGGGATGTCGGGGAGCGCAGGTACCGGCGGCCCAGTCTCCATTCCTATGCCCATGGCTGTCCCCGAACCTGGAGCTGGAGTGGTGGCCCTCGCCATGCCAGTGAGTGGAGGTGCTGGAGTAGGGGCTGGGGTTGGAACAGGAGTGGGTGTAGCTGCAGAAGCGAGCTGCCAAGAAGGGACCACCTACGTGTGCTCCGTCTGCCCTGCCAAGTTCGACCAAATTGAGCACTTCAATGACCACATGCGAATGCATGTCTCCGATGGATAA